CAAGGGGAACTGCTGGCGGACTCCATCATCTTCATGCGCGTGGAATAATGGCCCGCACCTTTCCTATAGAGCGGGAAACGGCCGTATGGCCCCCGCCCGCCCCCCTCAGGGAACTTCTGCGGGATGCAGATCCGGACGAACGCCGGATAGCGGATCATCTGGCCCACGGCGAACTTTACGTCGCAAGAAACTGCGGAGCTGCCGCCGGAGTCATCCTTATCCGTCAGACGGGGGAAAATACATGGGAAATCATGAATTGCTCCGTAGCCCCTGAATATAGAAGGCAGCGCTGCGGAACAGCCCTGGTGCGGCACGCCCTGGACATCATCAGAAACAAAGGGGGCCGGTATGCGGAAGTGGGAACGTCCGATGCGTCTCCGGGGCCAATGGCCCTCTATGAAAGCTGCGGATTCCAGGTTTCTGGCGTCATCAACAACCACTTCACGGACAACTATCCGGAACCCGTCTGGGACAACGGCGTGCAATGCATTGACATGATCCGCATGCGTGCGGACCTCTCCCTTCGGGAAGAAGGGGGGCCCCATGCTGCTCAGAAAGCATAAACCAGGCTGGCTCCCGTCACCCAGCTATTACCCTTCACCAGCGTTCTTCCATACACGCGGTTCACCCCGTGGGAACCTTTGCCGAGCCAGTGCAGGCCAACGAAAGGCTCTATAAAAACATTCCCGAACAGGCGGTAATTCGCCGTCACCCTGAAATAGAGAGACTGCCAGCCGTTGCTGCTGGAAGGCCAATAGGAAGAACTCAACACGGCGCCGAATTTAAAGCCCATATAAAGGTTTTCCGTCATCCGGAAATCCGATCCCGTGCACATATCAAACCACCAGCCCGTGATTCCGTAAAAGGAATATGCGGCACTTCCCTGCGCATAAAAACCGGGAAGGAATCCCACATCATGGCGCATAATCAGCGCCGTTTCATACGTTGTCCCCCCATTGCCGAACAAACGTTCGGAAGCAAACCCCGCTAATCCGCCGTCATTCGCACGAAAGGATAATGCCGCATACGTAGCCTTTCCAAGCTTCCGCTGAAGGCCAAGATCCACCATCGTCTCATTCTCTATATCCGCCGCCGGATGCCCCAGTAAAATCTCCTCCTTCAAAGCCAGAATCAGGAAATACCGGTCATTCAAATCGCTTCTCCAATCCAGCCGCAGAGGCGCCGTGGGATTACAGCCTGCGGGAATCAGGCCTCTAAACTCGTAATTAGTGGAATACCCGGCTTTGATACTGCCGCTGACCGGTCTTAAAGCAGGAGCGGAAGGAACCTCCGGAATGCGGGAGTCCGCCGAAGAAACGGCCATGAAAGCGACGGAGGCCATGCCTGCTCCAAGGAGAAAAGAAAAAAAGAAATTCATAACATCGAAATGCCGTGCGGAAAGTATTCTGGATAAAAAAACTCCTCTTGGCAACAAGCAAAAACGCCGCTGATCCCTGCTCCGCTTCAGGAAACATCATTCAAGTTTGCCCCCCGTCAACTTCAGAAAGGATAAACGGGGCCAAAACAGTCCACTACTTTGAAAGTCTTATCCGGCTTGCCGCACCTGCCCTAACCCCGGTTGGACTTCAAGGACCCGGTTGAAGCTGGCAAAAGGAACGAGAGACAGGTTCCTGGAGACCAGTTTCACCGGAAGTCCAACTTTCAGTCATCAGGCCCGGGAACCATTGGAAATAAAAAGTGCGGCGGATTTCTCCGCCGCACCTGAAAATATCATTCAATCGTTGGCCGGATGGCTTAGAAAGAATAGACGAGGCTGGCGCCAGCCACCACGCCGAAGTTCTTGTAAGGCTTGTCTCCCTTATCCAGGCCCTTATTGACCTTCAACGCGCCGCAGCCGGCCCAGTTGAAGCTGACAAAGGGAACAAGGGAAAGGTTCTTCACGCCCAGCTTCACCGGAAGTTCAGCTTTCACCCACCAGGCCTGAGCGCCATTGGCCTGCTCAAACGCAGCGCCAAAATAGCTGGACGTGGCGGACATGCCGGCCGTTACGACAATGTCCG
This region of Akkermansia muciniphila genomic DNA includes:
- a CDS encoding GNAT family N-acetyltransferase, which produces MARTFPIERETAVWPPPAPLRELLRDADPDERRIADHLAHGELYVARNCGAAAGVILIRQTGENTWEIMNCSVAPEYRRQRCGTALVRHALDIIRNKGGRYAEVGTSDASPGPMALYESCGFQVSGVINNHFTDNYPEPVWDNGVQCIDMIRMRADLSLREEGGPHAAQKA